The Chryseobacterium sp. G0186 genome includes the window CTGCACTCTCTGGGAGTGGCAAAAGTAATGGAATTTGCTCCGGGAACTAAAGTACTGGACATTGGAACCGGAGGAGGTTTTCCGGGGATTCCGTTAGCGATCCTTTTCCCTGAAGCAGAATTTACCCTGATTGATTCCATTGGTAAGAAAATTACTGTGGTGAACGCAGTTGCAGAAGGAGTTGGATTGAAAAATGTTACCGCAATCCATGGAAGAGCAGAAAAATTAAAGGAAAAATTCCACTTTGTAGTCAGTAGAGCAGTAACCCAAATGCCGGAATTTTTAAGATGGCTGAAGGGGAAATTTGAAAAAGAACAGTTTAATCCTAAACATAATGGAATTTTATATTTAAAAGGCGGAGATCTTGCAGAAGAACTTGCCGGAATTAAATGTGAGATATTCAATCTTAAACACTATTTTGACGAAGAATTTTTTGATACTAAAAAAGTAGTTTATTTATCGAAAGGTAATTTTAATTCCTAATTTGGGATGATTGGGAAGTAGTTTTCACCAGATGTTTATT containing:
- the rsmG gene encoding 16S rRNA (guanine(527)-N(7))-methyltransferase RsmG, translating into MSTSLLLKYFPDLTETQLEQFAKLEELYNEWNEKINVISRKDMESLYEKHILHSLGVAKVMEFAPGTKVLDIGTGGGFPGIPLAILFPEAEFTLIDSIGKKITVVNAVAEGVGLKNVTAIHGRAEKLKEKFHFVVSRAVTQMPEFLRWLKGKFEKEQFNPKHNGILYLKGGDLAEELAGIKCEIFNLKHYFDEEFFDTKKVVYLSKGNFNS